From the Gordonia bronchialis DSM 43247 genome, one window contains:
- a CDS encoding SDR family oxidoreductase has product MILDRFRIDDKVAIITGAGRGLGAAIALAFAEAGADVVIAARSEFELDNVAGQVAELGRRAKVVPVDLSNADAAANLAQVAVDEFGRLDIVVNNVGGAMPRALLDTSPEQLTGAFEFNVANAHALVTASVKHMLATADGGSIINITSTMGRLPGRAFVAYGTAKAALAHYTRLASMDLNPRIRVNGIAPGSILTSSLEVVAANDEMRSTVEGATPLHRLGDPEDIAAAALYLASPAGSYVTGKILEVDGGLIAPNLDLPIPDL; this is encoded by the coding sequence GTGATCCTCGACAGATTCCGAATCGACGACAAGGTCGCCATCATCACCGGCGCCGGGCGCGGTCTGGGTGCAGCGATCGCGCTCGCCTTCGCCGAGGCCGGCGCCGACGTGGTGATCGCCGCGCGCAGTGAGTTCGAACTCGACAACGTGGCCGGTCAGGTGGCGGAGCTGGGTCGACGGGCCAAGGTGGTCCCGGTCGATCTGAGCAACGCAGACGCGGCGGCGAACCTCGCGCAGGTGGCCGTCGACGAGTTCGGCCGCCTCGACATCGTGGTCAACAACGTCGGCGGCGCCATGCCTCGCGCTCTCCTCGACACGTCTCCGGAACAGCTGACCGGCGCCTTCGAGTTCAACGTCGCCAACGCGCACGCGCTGGTCACGGCGTCGGTCAAACACATGCTGGCCACCGCCGACGGCGGGTCGATCATCAACATCACCTCGACGATGGGCCGCCTGCCCGGCCGCGCATTCGTAGCGTATGGCACCGCCAAAGCCGCGCTCGCCCACTACACGCGCCTGGCCTCGATGGACCTCAACCCCCGCATCCGCGTCAACGGCATCGCGCCGGGTTCCATCCTGACGTCGTCGCTGGAGGTGGTCGCCGCCAACGACGAGATGCGCTCGACGGTGGAGGGCGCGACTCCGCTCCATCGCCTCGGTGACCCCGAGGACATCGCCGCGGCAGCGCTCTACCTCGCCTCGCCTGCCGGCAGCTATGTGACGGGCAAGATCCTGGAGGTCGACGGCGGGCTCATCGCACCCAATCTGGATCTGCCGATACCGGATCTGTAA
- a CDS encoding MerR family transcriptional regulator translates to MARALEALGEIDGPMSVEVIHRLVDMPAVTEPLGVAEAAELLDLSPHTLRYYERIGLVTVPRDSVGNRVYDDAAVRRLVFLSRMRLSGMAIRDLQHYVELVDQGEGTVAERLEMLLEHRDTVRRQIAELTLSLAATEYKIATYGGRTQP, encoded by the coding sequence ATGGCGCGGGCGCTCGAGGCGCTCGGCGAGATCGACGGCCCGATGTCGGTGGAGGTGATCCACCGACTGGTCGACATGCCGGCGGTCACCGAACCGCTGGGTGTCGCCGAGGCGGCGGAACTGCTCGACCTCTCGCCGCACACCCTGCGGTACTACGAGCGGATCGGGTTGGTGACCGTTCCCCGCGATTCGGTCGGCAACCGGGTCTACGACGACGCCGCGGTGCGACGGCTGGTCTTCTTGTCCCGAATGAGGCTGTCGGGGATGGCCATTCGTGATCTGCAGCACTACGTCGAACTCGTCGATCAGGGTGAGGGCACCGTTGCCGAACGGCTCGAGATGCTGCTCGAACACCGTGACACCGTCCGTCGTCAGATCGCCGAACTCACTCTGTCGCTGGCCGCGACGGAATACAAGATCGCCACCTACGGAGGAAGAACCCAACCATGA
- a CDS encoding gluconokinase produces the protein MTIGPIVVMGVSGSGKSTVGTELAVRLGVPFADADDLHPASNVAKMAAGVPLDDTDRMPWLDLVGAWLARNPRGVISCSALRRRYRNQLRAHAPSTFFVHLAGDREVIAHRQSARTGHFMPASLLDSQFASLEPLEPDEPGVVVDVGLPAEQIVDDVVRRVLR, from the coding sequence ATGACCATCGGACCGATCGTCGTGATGGGCGTGTCCGGTTCCGGAAAGTCCACTGTCGGAACCGAACTCGCAGTCCGACTTGGTGTTCCCTTCGCCGACGCCGACGACCTGCACCCGGCGTCGAACGTGGCCAAGATGGCGGCCGGGGTACCCCTCGACGACACCGACCGGATGCCCTGGCTGGATCTCGTCGGCGCCTGGTTGGCGCGCAATCCCCGTGGTGTCATCAGCTGCTCGGCGCTGCGTCGCCGCTACCGGAACCAGCTTCGAGCACATGCACCGAGCACCTTCTTCGTGCATCTCGCCGGTGACCGCGAGGTCATCGCGCATCGTCAGTCTGCGCGGACCGGCCACTTCATGCCGGCGTCGCTGCTGGACTCGCAGTTCGCGTCGCTCGAACCGCTCGAACCCGACGAGCCGGGCGTCGTCGTCGACGTGGGACTGCCGGCCGAGCAAATCGTCGACGACGTGGTGAGGCGGGTCTTGCGTTAG
- a CDS encoding DUF1697 domain-containing protein yields the protein MTRRVILIRAVNVGGAKLPMAELRSIAADLGATDISTYIASGNLLCTPPGVASDFDRALEKAIEQRYGYFREVISRTPQQLAKALESHPFEVVDEKFSYVHFLTGTPTSDRSQALAATTFDDAQLKVIGDDLHIRYAQGAGQSKLTAATIAKALGVQGTGRNLRTVSKLIELATA from the coding sequence ATGACGCGACGAGTGATCCTGATCCGGGCGGTCAACGTGGGCGGAGCCAAGCTCCCGATGGCCGAACTGCGCTCGATCGCAGCAGATCTCGGCGCCACCGACATCTCCACCTACATTGCGTCGGGGAACCTGTTGTGCACTCCACCAGGTGTGGCATCCGACTTCGACCGGGCCTTGGAGAAGGCAATCGAACAACGCTACGGCTACTTCCGTGAGGTCATCAGCCGCACCCCACAGCAGCTGGCGAAGGCTCTCGAGAGCCACCCCTTCGAGGTGGTCGACGAGAAGTTCTCCTACGTCCACTTCCTCACCGGGACGCCCACGTCAGACCGGTCACAGGCGCTGGCGGCCACCACATTTGACGACGCCCAACTGAAGGTCATCGGCGATGACCTGCACATCCGCTACGCCCAGGGAGCGGGCCAGTCCAAGCTCACCGCAGCGACTATTGCGAAAGCGCTCGGCGTCCAGGGCACCGGACGCAACCTGCGGACCGTGAGCAAGCTGATCGAACTCGCCACGGCTTAG
- a CDS encoding aldo/keto reductase, which translates to MTASLTHTRRIGDMDVAPLGLGCMGMSFAYGPADETEALATLNLALDRGVNLLDTADMYGGGANERLLATVLKDRRDDIVLATKFGIVTDPDSGYPSGVNGSPEYVRSAVEASLSRLGVDVIDLYYLHRVDPARPIEETVLEMSMLVTEGKVRHLGLSEANAESLRRAAAVHPIAALQSEWSIFSRDVEASDVPAAREIGATIVPYSPLGRGMLTGAAKVADGADFRKTLPRWQGDNLDANLKLVDEIGAIADEVGATAGQVALAWVLARGDDVVPIPGTKRRTYLEENLGAVDVVLSPEQLDRLSALTPAGDRTPDMAWVAGQSG; encoded by the coding sequence ATGACCGCATCACTCACGCACACCCGGCGCATCGGCGATATGGACGTCGCTCCCCTCGGACTCGGTTGTATGGGAATGAGTTTCGCCTATGGTCCGGCCGACGAGACCGAGGCGCTGGCGACGCTGAACCTGGCTCTGGACCGGGGCGTCAACCTGCTCGACACCGCGGACATGTACGGCGGAGGCGCCAACGAACGTCTGCTCGCGACCGTGCTGAAGGATCGTCGCGACGACATCGTGCTGGCGACCAAATTCGGCATCGTCACCGACCCGGACAGCGGCTACCCCTCCGGGGTCAACGGATCGCCCGAGTACGTGCGCTCCGCCGTCGAGGCCTCGCTGAGCCGGCTCGGCGTCGACGTCATCGATCTGTACTACCTGCACCGTGTGGACCCGGCCAGGCCGATCGAGGAGACCGTGCTCGAGATGAGCATGCTGGTCACGGAAGGAAAGGTTCGTCATCTGGGGTTGTCGGAGGCGAACGCGGAATCCCTACGACGGGCCGCCGCCGTGCACCCCATCGCCGCGCTGCAGTCGGAGTGGTCCATCTTCAGCCGCGACGTCGAGGCGTCGGATGTGCCGGCGGCACGTGAGATCGGGGCGACAATCGTGCCCTACAGCCCGCTTGGACGCGGCATGCTCACGGGCGCGGCAAAGGTCGCCGACGGTGCGGATTTTCGAAAGACATTGCCGCGGTGGCAGGGTGACAACCTTGACGCCAATCTGAAGCTGGTGGACGAGATCGGCGCGATCGCCGACGAGGTGGGTGCCACCGCTGGTCAGGTCGCCCTGGCCTGGGTGCTCGCGCGCGGCGACGACGTGGTCCCGATTCCCGGGACCAAGCGTCGGACATATCTCGAGGAGAACCTCGGGGCCGTCGACGTGGTGTTGTCGCCGGAGCAACTCGACCGGTTGTCGGCGCTGACACCGGCGGGTGATCGCACTCCGGACATGGCGTGGGTGGCGGGGCAGTCGGGCTGA
- a CDS encoding methyltransferase domain-containing protein → MPVWDPTRYLQFADDRARPFLDLIAQIPTRPATIVDLGCGPGHLTKHVRARWPDAEILGIDSSAEMINTAISENTDHLANYDVADISVWTPTRPTDLFISNAAFQWVPDQFEVIAGLLDHLADGGTFAIQVPNNSESATHRTLDELARAEPYREHLADARRLPAVSPHDYLDFFAGRGLHVNAWETTYLHVLHGPDPVFDWISGTGARPFLQALDDDLRVRFTDDLRARLREEFPAREFGTVLPFRRTFAVATRS, encoded by the coding sequence ATGCCTGTCTGGGATCCGACGCGCTACCTCCAATTCGCCGATGACCGTGCTCGCCCGTTCCTGGACCTCATCGCGCAGATCCCGACCCGCCCGGCAACCATCGTCGACCTCGGCTGTGGGCCGGGACATCTCACCAAACATGTCCGTGCCCGCTGGCCAGACGCCGAGATCCTGGGCATCGACTCGTCGGCCGAGATGATCAACACCGCGATCAGCGAGAACACCGACCATCTCGCCAACTACGACGTCGCCGACATCAGCGTCTGGACACCCACCCGTCCGACCGACCTGTTCATCTCCAACGCCGCGTTCCAGTGGGTTCCCGATCAGTTCGAGGTCATCGCCGGGCTGCTCGACCACCTCGCCGACGGCGGGACGTTCGCGATCCAGGTGCCCAACAACTCCGAGTCGGCCACCCATCGCACCCTCGACGAACTCGCCCGCGCCGAGCCCTACCGCGAGCATCTCGCCGACGCCCGCCGCCTGCCGGCGGTGTCCCCGCACGACTATCTCGACTTCTTCGCCGGCCGCGGTCTGCACGTCAACGCCTGGGAGACCACCTACCTGCACGTCCTGCACGGGCCCGATCCCGTCTTCGACTGGATCTCCGGCACCGGCGCACGACCGTTCCTCCAGGCCCTCGACGACGACCTTCGTGTCCGTTTCACCGACGACCTGCGCGCTCGGCTGCGCGAGGAGTTCCCGGCCCGGGAGTTCGGCACGGTGCTGCCGTTCCGGCGGACCTTCGCAGTCGCCACCCGTTCGTGA
- the rnhA gene encoding ribonuclease HI: MTESDSAGAPVVEISTDGACLGNPGPGGWGAVLRYRGTEKRISGGEPNSTNNKMELTAAIEGLAALTRPSTVILYTDSTYVRNGITKWVKGWQRNGWKTADKKPVKNADLWRRLVEEEKVHTVEWRWVKGHAGDQYNEIADELATTAARQIADSGKVAG, translated from the coding sequence GTGACCGAATCTGACTCCGCAGGTGCCCCCGTTGTCGAGATCTCGACCGATGGGGCCTGTCTCGGCAATCCGGGACCGGGTGGTTGGGGTGCTGTGTTGCGGTACCGGGGAACCGAGAAACGCATCTCGGGCGGCGAACCGAACTCGACGAACAACAAGATGGAACTGACCGCGGCGATCGAGGGATTGGCTGCGCTCACCCGACCGTCGACGGTGATCCTCTACACCGATTCCACCTACGTACGTAACGGAATCACCAAGTGGGTCAAGGGTTGGCAGCGCAACGGGTGGAAAACCGCAGACAAGAAGCCGGTGAAGAACGCCGACCTGTGGCGTCGCCTCGTCGAGGAGGAGAAGGTGCACACCGTCGAGTGGCGGTGGGTCAAGGGGCACGCGGGCGATCAGTACAACGAGATCGCCGACGAACTCGCGACGACCGCGGCCCGGCAGATCGCCGACAGTGGAAAGGTGGCGGGCTGA
- a CDS encoding DUF4185 domain-containing protein: MPARLAIVAATVGALVVPGLAVTSPQAQASICAATGFHGGDVDSTGSSGSSQLGLGSMDFGSYRADGKKPQGPPPRLTGPSRTVEWVTGPRSPNHTDKRFSITATDVGVMWDNGSGQVLMAFGDTWGKCAGQMVWRHNTMLRSNGNADLDKGITFPDAIPGSVRSGASVTPQHPTFAQPMMNAVAVRNIEVGRIPTGGISLGGVQFMSYMSIHRWTGPGTWETNFSAIAVSHNNGQTWTTNNNTIRANLDLGIPGVPQVQRGHGRFQMGAFLRSGSYIYQYGTPNGRRGAAFISRVLPADILDLNRYEYFALNRWSPDPFAAVPIVRAPVSEMSVAYNNFLGKFVMLTERAGTIMLRTAPNPAGPWSGERVVIPARQSAGLYAPYIHPRSTGQMLYFVASRWDDYNVMLIRTDLSKLR, translated from the coding sequence ATGCCGGCACGCTTGGCGATCGTCGCCGCAACGGTCGGCGCCCTGGTCGTGCCCGGTCTCGCGGTCACATCTCCACAGGCACAGGCATCCATCTGCGCGGCCACCGGCTTCCACGGTGGCGACGTCGACAGCACCGGTAGCTCCGGGTCATCTCAGCTCGGCCTCGGCAGCATGGATTTCGGCAGCTACCGCGCCGACGGGAAGAAGCCCCAGGGGCCGCCGCCGCGACTGACGGGCCCGAGCCGGACCGTCGAGTGGGTGACCGGTCCACGCAGCCCCAACCACACCGACAAACGCTTCTCCATCACCGCCACCGACGTCGGCGTGATGTGGGACAACGGGTCGGGCCAGGTACTGATGGCCTTCGGTGACACCTGGGGCAAGTGCGCCGGGCAGATGGTCTGGCGGCACAACACGATGCTGCGCAGCAACGGCAATGCCGACCTCGACAAGGGCATCACCTTTCCCGACGCCATTCCCGGATCGGTACGGTCCGGGGCGTCGGTGACACCACAGCACCCCACGTTCGCGCAGCCGATGATGAACGCGGTGGCGGTCCGCAACATCGAGGTCGGCAGAATTCCGACCGGCGGCATCTCGTTGGGCGGCGTGCAATTCATGAGCTACATGTCGATCCACCGCTGGACGGGGCCGGGCACCTGGGAGACCAACTTCTCCGCAATCGCGGTGTCGCACAACAACGGTCAGACGTGGACGACGAACAACAACACCATCCGCGCCAACCTCGACCTCGGCATTCCCGGGGTGCCGCAGGTGCAGCGCGGCCACGGCCGGTTCCAGATGGGCGCCTTCCTGCGCAGCGGCTCCTACATCTATCAGTACGGCACGCCCAACGGTCGGCGGGGTGCCGCCTTCATCTCGCGGGTCCTCCCCGCCGACATCCTCGATCTGAACCGCTACGAGTACTTCGCCCTCAACCGATGGTCACCGGACCCGTTCGCCGCCGTCCCCATCGTGCGCGCTCCGGTCAGTGAGATGTCGGTGGCCTACAACAACTTTCTGGGCAAGTTCGTGATGCTCACCGAACGTGCCGGCACCATCATGCTGCGCACCGCGCCCAACCCGGCCGGACCGTGGAGCGGCGAACGCGTGGTCATCCCGGCCCGACAATCAGCCGGCCTCTACGCCCCCTACATCCACCCGCGCTCCACCGGTCAGATGCTGTACTTCGTGGCGTCGCGGTGGGACGACTACAACGTGATGCTCATCCGCACCGACCTGTCGAAGTTGCGTTAA
- a CDS encoding ABC transporter ATP-binding protein has protein sequence MTRPGGPMMGGPVEKPRSFGPSVKRLVRLLASYRIAMMVVLASIVGSVILVAIGPRVLGHATDLVFDGVVGKMLPAGVTKEQAVDGLRARGDGTFADMVSSMDVTPGVGVDFGDVGRVLLIVLALYVASSFLAWLAGYLLNIAVVGTIRGLRADVEAKIHRLPLRYYDSTPRGDLLSRVTNDLDNLSQSLQQTISQFLNSVLTVIALLVVMIWISPLLALIAVVTVPLAFVATAFIAKRSKPHFMSQWASTGALNAQVEEAFTGHELVKAFGRQAEIEATFDERNEKLYQSSWRAQFISGAIMPTIMFLGNLNYVAVAVVGGLRVASGSLSLGEVQAFIQYSRQFTQPLTQIGSMINLMQSGVASAERIFDILDAPEQSPDDPKPLTPQDDHGLIEFDDVSFRYVDDKPLIDNLSLVARPGHMVAIVGPTGAGKTTLVNLLMRFYDVDSGVIRVDGIDSRRMTRDDLRERTGMVLQDSWLFGGTIYDNIAYGDPTASREEVIEAAQLSHVDHFVRTLPDGYDTILDDEGGGVSAGERQLITIARAFLAKPTILILDEATSSVDTRTELLIQQAMANLRTDRTSFVIAHRLSTIRDADVIVVMEDGHIVEQGNHDELLAAGGAYCRLYQSQFARGAGRRLASEGAVAVACDDSGRDAVEVAAAVAHGQHRVEAAGQVGERVGGRTLAVGYANRVQPGDQVVGDHLLEECGDVGIRTAEYREDVRPEHRERAQDVHHRRRAGARQHHHPRYPGRPIRDVVALDRDLVPDALAALEAQEVGAAATTDDRMSLGCGLRHCWHSGHDEEQSTEDHQ, from the coding sequence ATGACACGCCCCGGCGGTCCGATGATGGGCGGACCCGTCGAGAAGCCACGCTCCTTCGGTCCGTCGGTGAAGCGGCTCGTCCGGCTGCTGGCGTCGTATCGCATCGCGATGATGGTGGTGCTCGCGTCCATCGTCGGGTCGGTGATCCTGGTGGCGATCGGACCGCGCGTGCTCGGCCACGCCACCGACCTCGTCTTCGACGGTGTGGTCGGCAAGATGTTGCCGGCCGGGGTCACCAAGGAGCAGGCCGTCGATGGGCTGCGTGCCCGCGGTGACGGCACCTTCGCCGACATGGTCTCGTCGATGGACGTGACCCCCGGCGTCGGAGTGGATTTCGGCGACGTCGGCCGGGTGCTGCTGATCGTGCTGGCCCTCTACGTCGCGTCGTCGTTCCTGGCCTGGCTGGCCGGCTACCTGCTGAACATCGCGGTGGTCGGGACCATCCGCGGGCTACGGGCCGACGTGGAGGCCAAGATCCATCGACTTCCGTTGCGCTACTACGATTCCACCCCGCGCGGTGATCTTCTCAGTCGCGTGACCAACGACCTGGACAATCTGTCACAGAGCCTGCAGCAGACCATCTCCCAGTTCCTCAACTCGGTGCTGACGGTGATCGCGCTGCTGGTGGTGATGATCTGGATCTCGCCGCTGCTGGCGCTGATCGCGGTGGTGACCGTGCCGCTGGCGTTTGTCGCGACGGCATTCATCGCCAAACGATCCAAGCCTCATTTCATGTCGCAGTGGGCGTCGACGGGTGCGCTCAACGCGCAGGTGGAAGAGGCGTTCACCGGCCACGAACTGGTCAAGGCCTTCGGACGCCAGGCCGAGATCGAGGCGACCTTCGACGAGCGCAACGAGAAGCTCTACCAATCGAGTTGGCGTGCCCAGTTCATCTCCGGCGCCATCATGCCGACCATCATGTTCCTCGGGAATCTGAATTACGTGGCCGTCGCGGTGGTCGGCGGGCTGCGGGTGGCGTCGGGGTCACTGAGTCTTGGTGAGGTACAGGCGTTCATCCAGTACTCCCGGCAGTTCACCCAGCCGCTCACCCAGATCGGTTCGATGATCAACCTGATGCAGAGTGGCGTCGCATCGGCCGAGCGGATCTTCGACATCCTCGACGCCCCGGAACAATCCCCCGACGACCCCAAACCGCTGACCCCGCAAGATGATCACGGGCTCATCGAGTTCGACGACGTCAGTTTCCGCTACGTCGACGACAAACCACTCATCGACAACCTGAGCCTGGTGGCGCGGCCCGGCCACATGGTGGCCATCGTCGGGCCGACGGGCGCCGGCAAGACCACCCTGGTGAATCTGCTCATGCGGTTCTACGACGTCGATTCCGGCGTCATCCGGGTCGACGGCATCGACTCGCGCCGCATGACCCGTGACGACCTGCGGGAACGCACCGGCATGGTGCTGCAGGACTCGTGGCTCTTCGGCGGCACCATCTACGACAACATCGCCTACGGCGATCCCACCGCTTCACGCGAGGAGGTTATCGAGGCCGCGCAGTTGAGCCACGTCGATCACTTCGTCCGGACGCTGCCCGACGGCTACGACACCATCCTCGACGACGAGGGTGGCGGTGTGAGTGCCGGTGAGCGACAGCTCATCACGATCGCGCGCGCGTTCCTGGCCAAGCCGACGATCCTCATCCTCGACGAGGCCACCAGCTCGGTGGACACCCGCACCGAGCTGCTCATCCAGCAGGCGATGGCCAACCTGCGCACCGACCGCACGAGTTTCGTGATCGCACATCGGCTTTCGACGATCCGCGACGCCGACGTCATCGTGGTGATGGAGGACGGGCACATCGTCGAGCAGGGCAACCACGACGAGCTGCTCGCCGCCGGTGGTGCGTATTGCCGGCTGTACCAGAGCCAGTTCGCCCGGGGCGCTGGAAGACGGTTAGCTTCCGAAGGAGCCGTTGCCGTCGCCTGCGATGACAGCGGTCGCGACGCCGTAGAGGTCGCGGCTGCCGTTGCACACGGTCAGCACCGCGTAGAAGCCGCGGGGCAGGTCGGTGAACGTGTGGGTGGCCGTACCCTCGCGGTCGGCTACGCGAATCGGGTCCAACCGGGTGATCAGGTTGTTGGCGATCACCTTCTCGAGGAGTGTGGCGATGTCGGGATCCGCACCGCGGAGTACCGCGAGGATGTCCGGCCCGAGCACAGGGAGCGCGCGCAGGACGTCCACCACCGCCGTCGCGCAGGAGCCCGGCAGCACCACCACCCGCGGTACCCCGGTCGCCCGATACGTGATGTCGTTGCCCTCGACCGTGACCTGGTACCCGATGCCCTCGCTGCGCTCGAAGCTCAGGAGGTCGGCGCTGCCGCTACTACCGACGACCGGATGTCGTTGGGGTGCGGCCTGCGCCACTGCTGGCACAGCGGTCACGATGAGGAGCAGTCCACCGAGGACCACCAGTAG
- a CDS encoding YdeI/OmpD-associated family protein, with amino-acid sequence MVDPDAPHLSVDSIDEWREWLRDNHESSSGVWLVFWRKESGKTPIDYDGTVREALCWGWIDGHTRTIDDHRRGMWFTRRGRNSAWATSNKKRVVDLVESGRMQPPGQPVIDDAKARGLWTLLDDAESLIESPELAAALDANPTARANWDAFPPSARKLGLTQLAFAKKAETKTRRIADLVARAEHNERPR; translated from the coding sequence ATGGTCGACCCCGACGCTCCGCACTTGTCCGTCGACTCCATCGACGAGTGGCGAGAGTGGCTGCGCGACAACCACGAGTCGTCGTCGGGGGTGTGGCTTGTGTTCTGGCGCAAGGAGTCCGGGAAGACTCCCATCGATTACGACGGAACGGTCCGCGAGGCCCTGTGCTGGGGCTGGATCGACGGTCACACCCGCACCATCGACGACCATCGTCGCGGCATGTGGTTCACCCGGCGCGGCCGCAACAGCGCGTGGGCGACCTCCAACAAGAAGCGTGTCGTCGACCTCGTCGAATCCGGCCGGATGCAGCCGCCCGGACAGCCCGTCATCGACGACGCCAAGGCCCGCGGGCTGTGGACGCTGCTCGACGACGCGGAGTCGCTGATCGAGTCACCCGAACTCGCCGCCGCGCTCGACGCCAACCCGACCGCCCGCGCCAACTGGGACGCCTTCCCACCGAGCGCCCGCAAGCTCGGACTCACTCAGCTGGCCTTCGCCAAGAAGGCCGAGACCAAGACCCGCCGGATCGCCGACCTCGTGGCACGCGCCGAACACAATGAGCGCCCCCGTTGA
- a CDS encoding D-isomer specific 2-hydroxyacid dehydrogenase family protein, with the protein MNTPNVNGLTVAVEPDRDEHIVAAVEKAGATVTGLDDARVLVWIGGPDGFPDLPDTVEWVALKTAGIEGFVNAKVIDDRRIWTNASGFYAENVAEHALALLLSGLRQINTAVLRHWDKAIDPAVRTLRGSTVTIIGAGGIGASLIPRLHACGARVIAVNRSGRDVDGAEKTVPTSDLASVWSDTDHVVVAAPATPETHHLIDADVFAALGEHSWVVNVARGPLIDQAALYDALSAGEIAGAALDVTDPEPPAADDPLWSLPNVIITPHVANPSSGLTRELAPWVAENIRRFTAGEELLSVVTPDRAY; encoded by the coding sequence ATGAATACTCCGAACGTCAACGGCCTCACGGTGGCCGTGGAGCCCGATCGCGACGAGCACATCGTGGCGGCGGTGGAGAAGGCCGGGGCCACGGTGACCGGTCTCGACGATGCTCGCGTCCTCGTGTGGATCGGTGGGCCCGACGGCTTTCCGGACCTCCCGGACACGGTCGAGTGGGTGGCGCTCAAGACCGCCGGCATCGAGGGATTCGTCAACGCGAAGGTGATCGACGATCGTCGCATCTGGACCAACGCGTCGGGCTTCTATGCCGAGAACGTCGCCGAACATGCGCTGGCCCTCCTTCTTTCGGGTCTGCGACAGATCAACACCGCGGTGCTGCGGCACTGGGACAAGGCCATCGATCCCGCGGTACGGACGCTGCGCGGGTCCACCGTCACCATCATCGGGGCCGGTGGTATCGGTGCCTCGCTGATCCCGCGGCTGCACGCGTGTGGCGCCCGCGTGATCGCGGTGAACAGGTCCGGCCGTGATGTTGACGGCGCCGAGAAGACGGTGCCCACCAGCGATCTCGCCTCGGTGTGGTCCGACACCGATCACGTCGTCGTCGCCGCGCCCGCGACGCCGGAAACCCATCACCTCATCGACGCCGATGTCTTTGCCGCACTGGGCGAACACAGCTGGGTGGTGAACGTGGCGCGCGGCCCGCTGATCGATCAGGCGGCGCTCTACGACGCCCTGAGCGCCGGTGAGATCGCCGGTGCCGCACTCGATGTCACCGATCCCGAGCCGCCCGCCGCCGACGACCCGCTGTGGTCGTTGCCGAACGTCATCATCACCCCGCACGTCGCGAATCCGTCGTCGGGGCTCACGCGGGAACTCGCGCCGTGGGTGGCCGAGAACATCCGACGATTCACCGCGGGTGAGGAATTGCTGTCCGTGGTGACCCCCGACCGCGCCTATTGA